A part of Hevea brasiliensis isolate MT/VB/25A 57/8 unplaced genomic scaffold, ASM3005281v1 Scaf16, whole genome shotgun sequence genomic DNA contains:
- the LOC131176548 gene encoding receptor-like protein EIX2 has protein sequence MGTSAVTVVEILAILVLLQTALFCCSGANFNGSCIKIEREALVKFKTSLSINSSDSLPSWEGDDCCRWEGVTCENTTGHVVKLDLSWASVQGKVSLHLGNLSNLLYLDLSSNNGLAIDSLHFPSSLKYLNLRSVLLDKCDNWLQSINMLPFLLESDLSSCGLSITGHVSHVNLTSLEVLTLSWNNFNSTIPNWLFNITNLQHLDLSYSAFRGSLSTEMGNLNSLAFLDLSYNSLVGKIPKTLNKLCNLSELHLESNKFSGEISGPFGNSSSCIQNSLENLYLFNNSFSGSLPNNLGQFKCLKYLLLSRNSFCGPIPVSIGQLYNLDVLDFSHNSLQGNVSELHFLKLRGLTKLIMSGNSLVFDIDPKWVPPFQLSNIDLSSCKLGPWFPQWLKTQKSIAFLHMSNASISDSVPGWFENISSNVVGLDLSYNQVFGNLPNLREFNTSSEAGIPDPMAISRYILLKSNKFDASFTHYHSEASILDISNNLLHGQIPHNISKVMPNLRFLSLSNNYLNGTIPTSLCGLESLEILHLSKNHLSGRIPSCWGNLKYLSVIDLSNNMLSGHVPMSLGSQKFLVSLHLQNNNLQGNILMSLRQLESLETLDLSMNAFDGFIPSWIGESLSLLKVLNVHSNKFEGEIPLQLCSLASLQILNLANNMMTGTIPTCFGGFTAIVMHENRGLWDYQVSYNPYVYSEEDSYGENIQAYVKGIELEYTSTIRFLYSIDLSGNNFFGEIPKELMNLSGLQNLNLSRNELDGHIPWNIGKLKSLESLDLSKNDLYGSIPPSISDLNFLSQLNLSFNHLSGRIPLGNQLQTLDDRSIYIGNNGLCGFPLNNCSEDVDELPKGHEKVGNTSKDDSDVLWFYSGLGMGFVAGFVGVCSVLYFKDSWRYACFQLVDRVYDKLWITVAIKANQLKGKLHRNKFEVNA, from the coding sequence ATGGGAACATCAGCGGTCACTGTTGTTGAGATTCTTGCCATTCTCGTTCTACTTCAAACCGCTTTGTTCTGCTGCAGTGGAGCTAATTTCAATGGAAGCTGTATCAAGATTGAAAGAGAAGCTCTTGTCAAGTTCAAGACAAGTCTCAGCATAAACAGTTCAGACTCGTTGCCTTCATGGGAAGGAGATGACTGCTGCAGATGGGAAGGAGTCACTTGCGAGAACACAACTGGCCATGTGGTTAAGCTCGACCTTTCCTGGGCCTCAGTCCAGGGAAAGGTATCCCTTCATCTTGGAAACCTTTCAAACTTGCTGTATCTTGATCTCAGTTCTAATAATGGATTGGCTATCGACAGCCTCCATTTTCCATCTTCTTTGAAATACTTAAACTTGCGGAGTGTGCTCCTGGACAAGTGTGACAATTGGTTGCAGTCAATAAACATGCTTCCTTTTCTACTAGAATCAGATTTGTCTTCTTGTGGGCTTTCCATCACTGGTCATGTTTCACATGTCAATCTTACATCTCTTGAGGTTCTCACTCTTAGTTGGAACAACTTCAATTCCACAATCCCCAATTGGTTATTTAATATTACCAACCTTCAACATCTTGATCTGAGTTATAGTGCTTTCCGAGGCTCTCTTTCAACTGAGATGGGTAATCTTAATTCTCTTGCTTTCCTTGATCTGTCTTATAATTCTCTGGTAGGTAAAATACCCAAAACGTTGAACAAGCTTTGCAATTTGAGTGAGCTACACTTGGAATCCAACAAGTTCAGCGGTGAGATTTCTGGACCTTTTGGCAACTCATCCAGTTGCATCCAGAACAGTTTAGAGAATCTATATCTTTTCAACAATTCATTTTCTGGTAGTCTTCCAAATAACTTGGGACAATTTAAATGCCTAAAATATCTTTTACTTTCTCGCAACTCTTTCTGTGGTCCGATTCCTGTATCAATTGGACAGCTTTACAACCTAGACGTACTAGATTTCAGTCATAATTCATTGCAAGGGAATGTTTCTGAACTTCACTTTTTAAAGCTCAGAGGCTTGACTAAGTTGATTATGAGTGGGAATTCTTTAGTTTTTGACATTGATCCCAAATGGGTTCCTCCCTTCCAACTTTCCAATATTGATTTATCATCTTGCAAATTAGGGCCTTGGTTTCCACAGTGGCTCAAGACACAAAAGAGCATTGCATTTTTACATATGTCTAATGCAAGCATCTCTGATAGCGTCCCTGGCTGGTTTGAGAACATTTCTTCCAATGTTGTAGGATTGGATCTATCTTATAATCAGGTTTTTGGAAACTTGCCAAATTTGAGGGAATTCAACACATCTTCTGAAGCAGGTATTCCGGATCCTATGGCTATTTCTAGGTACATATTATTGAAATCGAACAAGTTCGATGCTTCTTTTACACATTATCATTCTGAAGCAAGTATATTGGATATCTCCAACAACTTGCTCCATGGCCAGATTCCCCATAACATCAGCAAAGTGATGCCAAATTTGCGATTTTTATCCCTCTCCAACAACTATTTGAATGGTACCATTCCTACTTCTTTATGCGGGCTTGAAAGTTTAGAAATTCTCCATCTTTCAAAAAATCATCTGTCAGGGAGAATACCTTCGTGTTGGGGAAATTTGAAATATTTAAGTGTCATTGATTTGTCAAATAATATGCTGAGTGGCCATGTTCCAATGTCCTTGGGTTCTCAAAAATTTCTTGTTTCCCTGCATCTGCAAAATAATAATCTGCAAGGAAATATCCTAATGTCATTAAGACAACTAGAATCCTTGGAGACTCTTGATCTTAGCATGAATGCTTTTGATGGTTTTATTCCTTCGTGGATAGGTGAAAGCCTATCTTTATTGAAAGTACTCAATGTTCACTCCAATAAATTTGAAGGTGAGATTCCTCTGCAGCTATGCTCCCTAGCTTCTCTTCAAATATTAAACTTGGCAAACAACATGATGACTGGAACCATTCCTACTTGTTTTGGTGGTTTTACTGCAATTGTTATGCACGAAAACAGAGGACTTTGGGACTATCAAGTTAGTTATAATCCTTATGTTTATTCTGAAGAAGATAGCTATGGTGAGAATATTCAGGCTTATGTTAAAGGAATAGAGCTTGAATATACTAGTACAATTCGATTCCTATATTCCATTGACCTTTCAGGAAATAACTTTTTTGGAGAGATTCCAAAGGAGTTGATGAATCTTTCAGGTCTACAAAACCTGAATTTGTCTAGAAACGAATTAGATGGGCATATCCCTTGGAACATTGGCAAGTTAAAGTCACTAGAATCGCTGGACTTGTCTAAAAATGATCTTTATGGCTCTATTCCACCCAGCATTTCTGATTTGAACTTTTTAAGCCAATTgaatttgtcatttaatcacttaTCTGGACGAATTCCTTTGGGAAATCAACTTCAGACTTTAGATGACAGATCCATCTACATTGGCAACAATGGACTTTGTGGATTTCCATTGAATAATTGTTCAGAGGATGTAGATGAATTGCCTAAAGGTCATGAAAAAGTTGGGAACACGAGCAAAGATGACTCCGATGTGCTTTGGTTCTATAGTGGTTTGGGAATGGGTTTTGTGGCTGGATTTGTTGGAGTTTGTAGCGTTTTGTACTTCAAAGACTCATGGAGGTATGCTTGTTTTCAGTTAGTTGACAGAGTCTACGACAAGCTTTGGATAACAGTAGCAATTAAGGCAAATCAACTGAAGGGAAAGCTTCACAGAAACAAATTTGAAGTGAATGCATGA